Below is a window of Physeter macrocephalus isolate SW-GA unplaced genomic scaffold, ASM283717v5 random_1704, whole genome shotgun sequence DNA.
GCCTGAGGGGCGGCTCtctgagggagagaaggagaggccCGCGTTTGCATTAGTCCTCTGCAGGGCTGGCACGGCGGGCGAATTCATGTGGATGGAGTGCCGATCCCTGTGTCAAGAGGGGCTGAGGAACGCGCCTTTCTATAACGTCAGGGCTGTGTTTACAGGAGGGGCAGCTGGCCCTTAcccgcgtgcgcgcacacacacggacacacagaaCCACACTGTGTGGAGAGGACGCGGGGCACCGGAGACGTGGGAGCTAGGCCATTACCTTTCCCAGCGTAAGTGAGCAACCCACTTGGCCCCCGAAACTCCACCACGTCCCCAGTCTTCAGGCTATCCAGGTACTGAGACATCTTTCCCCCCTCAGGAAATTTGGGGTGCACACCCTTCAGGTAGACCTGGTAAGACAGAATGGAAAGTACTTTGTTTGGAACGTCCCTGGTATCTGAGCCCCCTGTTGGCTGAACCTGCCTGAAGCAGGGCAGGGATGACACACATGCTCTCTCTTCCCATTCCACATCCTTTCTTCATGTCCACAAAGGACACGCATCTCCTCCTATCAAACGCATCTTGGAAGTTTCTACAGATCCCAGAGGGAGGAGGATAAGGGGCTCCTGGGGCTCCTTCCTACCTTCTTACCTTGATGACAAGATCCACATAGCCTTGGTCCTCGTCGCTGGTGACGGGTGTGTACGGCCTGATGACCAGGCTGCCGTCGATCCGGGCAGAGAGGTAGACATGCTTGCCTGGGGACCACGTGCGGAGCGACATAAGGGCTCCTGTGGCGGTGCTGCATTCCTGTTACCTTTCAAACTAATCTGGGAGGTTTGAGAGGACAGAAGCGTCTTGCTCCGTGCTGGGGTCCCAGTGAGCTACCAGGCAGGGAGGATTCACCCCTCTGAGCCCCCGGCTGGATCCCTCATAAACTCCCCTCTGCTGAGATTCTTATCAATGACTGCCAGGACCTTAGTAGTGAGTTGAGGGTCTGGGCAATGGGGAAAAGATTAGTGCTTGCTCAACTGGGATATGAGCAAATCCTGCGGGAAGCAGGGAGGACTGCTGAGTGTCGAAGATGTCTGGGGGCACAGAAGCCACACCCTAGAGTGGCCCAGGGCACCTCACAGCCTGGAGGATACGCAGCCTGGTGGCGAAAGGGTGATGGAGTGGGGAGGCACTAGACGGACGCAGCGCGTTTCAGGAGACCCCAGAAGGGGGATCACCCTATTAGAATACCAGGGAAAGGAGCCCACGCCGCAGTGCTTACCCACAGGCAGCCCCAGAACGTGGTGGCCGGTGGGCAGGGCAAAGCGGAACCTCTTGGTGTTGTGGTTCACGGTCTGGAGGATGGATGACAAGCGTCTCACCAGGCAGGTCTGGTGTCGCCAACTCCCCGGGGCATCCCAACCACAGCCGAGCGGAACTCCGGTCCCCTCCGCTACTCCACAACTCACCGTCTTGTCTAGCAGTCGCAGCAGGTACTTCTCATTGGGGTCCAGGAGCGTGATCCGCGGCCGGCGGGACCTCCGCACCAGGTAGGAGCCCAGAGCCAGGCCGAACAGAGTCagcagccccacccccagggaggcCAGCAGGACTGGGCTCTGCGGGCAGAGGGGGCAGCGTGACCTTCGCGCCGGGGAAGAGCCCAGGGCGTGGGCGGTGACGGGCCCCTACGACCTACCCCCCGGGTGGCGACCCCGAACTCCGGCGCAGGAGCAAGGCGAGCTCAGGGGGCAGCCTGGGTGGGGTCCCCAGCCCGAGCGTGAGGTACCGGGACCCCGGCACCCAGGGCGGGTGTGAAGCCCTGCGGGGCGGGGTCGGCGGTGAGAGCCCCTGGTCCGGACCTGAGTGCCGGGAACCAGAAGGGGCGGAGTCCCCTGGTGCGGGATACGGAGCGAGGGTCTCACCGGCTGCAACCCCATCCTCAAGAGCCGCGTCCTCCTCCTCGCAGCCAGCGCCCAGATCCCACAATGCGCCGCGGGGCGGGCAGGAGGCGGGGCCTGGAGGGGGCGGAGTCACTCCGCGCCCCACCTCTTTCCTCCGGACTCGGCTCCCAGGTACTCCTACAAGGAGGGGCTGCAGCTCCagaccctcctccccagccttctGTCCCTGCTACTTAGACCGCTTAGCCTCGAACAGGGAGGGAGTCCTGTCAAACGCAGAACCACAGCAAGCCGGAACTGGAAATCTCCAAGTCTGCAAATTGCTTAGCAGGGAGGAATCTGGCgttcagagagagagacaggctcAAAGTAGAGCAGGAGGGCCTGAAACTGATCATTGTGTAGTCACGTTAGTTCTTCAaaaggcagactttcaaccagaGGATTCGCAGCCTGGCCACGTCTCCTCGGGAATGACGGTGGCATCTCCATTTCCTGCTTCCGTGACTGGTTTTGCTCACATGGCCAGGCCCTCCTGCCGTCAGGCTCATTCAGGAGCTCCTTTTGGGTCCAGATCAAGCTTCTCACCTGGACCTGGGTTCTCCAGCACCCGGGGCCAAAGACCTGGCTTTGGGGGCAGACTGGACTGAATCAGAACCTGGACGACTTCCTCAACTTCTTTCTGATTCCTGTCTACAGATAGATAAGTGCTATGAGACATGTAATGTGCTTAGCATGTGGCCTGTCATAGAACAAAACACGCAACAGGTATCAGCTGCTACAATGACTCTCTGCAGACAGTGCTGCTGCTCGGTTAGAGATTCGAGCTGAGCCCTGCTGGCAGCAGAGGCGGGGGACAGGAGGAGACAGTAACAGATGCTGAGGGCCAGGAGCCACACATCGGCCGAGATGAGATGCCCGTCCCCTCTCACACCCAGTTCCCAGCCGGTTGACGTTTGCTCttgatttctcctgaggcctctctccctaGCCTGTAGATGCCCATCTTCTTCTCACTGCGCGTTCACATGGTCTTCGTTCTGTGTGTGGCTGAGTTGGCAACCTTTTTCTGTTTGGGTCAGACGGTGAATACTTTGGTGGCATACGGCCTGTGTAGCAATTATTCTGCTTTGCTGTTGTAGCATGAaggcagccatagataatatgtaaatgaataaaagtaactacgttctaataaaattttacttaggaAAACAGGTAGTAGATCCTCATCCAGGATTGCCAAAATCTCTCAAATAAGCTGATATGCAGCCCCTTACAGACCCACAGAAAAGGACTCAGAGACTGTTCTGGGAGGCCGTCCAGACTCTCCAGTCTGgatttggacacagagagacaccccCAAGTGACCCAAAGGACTCTGTTTAGGTGACGAGCCCTGACCTCCAGCCTGCCCACCAGAGAAGTCACCTGATTCCTGCCCAGGCCTGCACGGGGCCCCATCTGCCACCATCCAGCCATGTTCCAGGCCAGCTCAGAATGGTCTTCACCAGACTGGACAATGCGTGGTGAAGCTCCAGGCTCAGAAGAGCCCCCTAATTCCAGCGTCCTGAGACAACCACCCTTCTGAGTCATGTGTACAtctaagaaagataaaaattccCATGTTCCATGCATTTTGTGTTGACcaggaaaatgaaagcaaagtctTAGGGTGAGGTGTCCATTAAAAAATTCCAATAAGGGCTTTTTCAGCTGACAAAAACCTTTTTTTGCATTGGCCTGGTAATTCTTCTTTACCTTGTTGTTTTGCTATGGCTCTCAATCAGatgctatatatattttgttcagcTGTTCTAATTGTCTTCACTAAGAAGTTTCAAATTACCTAGattgctattataaaaaaattttatggacGACTTGAAAAGATCTTCAAGACACAACCATTAAATGAAAATACTCAGGCTTCAATACAATAGATTCACTACAAAATTATCagttaatgcaaaaaaaaaatctacacatttCTATTCCGTGTAATTACAAATAGAGAAACTACAGAAGATTCTGTTACTGGTGGTTCATCTGACTATGAACCCTATAAAAACTCTCCTGATTAAAACAACTAAATATGTGACTCTGAAGGACATTGAttgtctctgtgtcccattgatttttctcttaggTGACTTTCTGCTCGGCTTCTCCTTTGAGCAAAGAGACTGGAGGGAGAAACTTCTACAGTAGGTAAGACTTGGGTTTTGGCCTCAAATAATGT
It encodes the following:
- the CYB5R1 gene encoding NADH-cytochrome b5 reductase 1 isoform X2, translated to MGLQPSPVLLASLGVGLLTLFGLALGSYLVRRSRRPRITLLDPNEKYLLRLLDKTTVNHNTKRFRFALPTGHHVLGLPVGKHVYLSARIDGSLVIRPYTPVTSDEDQGYVDLVIKVYLKGVHPKFPEGGKMSQYLDSLKTGDVVEFRGPSGLLTYAGKGMFSIQPNKKSPPEPRVARKLGMIAGGTGITPMLQLIQAILKDPEDPTQCFLLFANQTEKDIILREDLEELQARHPNHFKLWFTLDHPPEDWAYGKGFVSADMIQEHLPAPGEDVPLLLCGPPPMVQLACHPNLDRLGYSQKMRFTY
- the CYB5R1 gene encoding NADH-cytochrome b5 reductase 1 isoform X1, which produces MGLQPVRPSLRIPHQGTPPLLVPGTQSPVLLASLGVGLLTLFGLALGSYLVRRSRRPRITLLDPNEKYLLRLLDKTTVNHNTKRFRFALPTGHHVLGLPVGKHVYLSARIDGSLVIRPYTPVTSDEDQGYVDLVIKVYLKGVHPKFPEGGKMSQYLDSLKTGDVVEFRGPSGLLTYAGKGMFSIQPNKKSPPEPRVARKLGMIAGGTGITPMLQLIQAILKDPEDPTQCFLLFANQTEKDIILREDLEELQARHPNHFKLWFTLDHPPEDWAYGKGFVSADMIQEHLPAPGEDVPLLLCGPPPMVQLACHPNLDRLGYSQKMRFTY
- the CYB5R1 gene encoding NADH-cytochrome b5 reductase 1 isoform X4; this encodes MGLQPVRPSLRIPHQGTPPLLVPGTQSPVLLASLGVGLLTLFGLALGSYLVRRSRRPRITLLDPNEKYLLRLLDKTTVNHNTKRFRFALPTGHHVLGLPVGKHVYLSARIDGSLVIRPYTPVTSDEDQGYVDLVIKVYLKGVHPKFPEGGKMSQYLDSLKTGDVVEFRGPSGLLTYAGKGMFSIQPNKKSPPEPRVARKLGMIAGGTGITPMLQLIQAILKDPEDPTQCFLLFANQVALLFSVLGLQSYCVGRD